The sequence TTCAGGTGATCACAACTGCTCCATCATTTGGGGCGACAGATATCGAAAGATTGGTCACTTTCCCAATAGAACAAGCCAACAGTAATATTTCGGGGATGAAAGAGATCCGGAGTTTTTCAAGGTTCGGGCTTTCATTAGTGACCATTGTTTTTGATGACAATGTTGATATTTATTGGGCAAGACAACAAGTTGCAGAGAGACTGCAACAAGTTCAAAATCAAATTCCGCAAGACGTCGGAACACCTTCTTTAGGACCTATTTCTACGGGACTTGGTGAAATCTATCAATACGTTGTCCGTCCGAAAAAAGGATACGAAAGCAAATACGATATTACGGAACTCAGAACGCTTCAGGATTGGATTGTCAGAAGACAATTGCTTGGTGTAAAAGGCGTTGCAGAAGTCAGCAGTTTTGGTGGTAAACTGAAACAATATGAAATTTCCGTCAATCCGGATAAACTCAATGCTTACGGAATCACCATTACCGATGTTTTCGATGCGTTGAAAACCAATAACCAGAATACAGGCGGTTCTTATATAGAAAAAGGACCTACTGTCCTATACATACGAAGCGAAGGATTGGTCGGAAATCTGTATGATATCAAAAACATTGCGATCGCCAACAAAAACAATGATGTTCCTCTGTTTATAAGAGATATTGCAGAGGTGCGTTACGGTTATGCGACAAGATTTGGGGCAATGACTTATAATGACAATGGCGAAGTTTCCGGTGCGATCGTGATGATGCTGAAAGGTGAAAACAGCAGCGAGGTGATCAAAAATGTAAAAGCCAAAATCGCACAGATTCAAAAAACCTTGCCGGAAGGAGTTGTGATTGAGCCATTCTTAGACCGAACCAAAATGGTGAACAACGCCATTGGTACTGTTGAAAAAAACCTGATGGAAGGCGCATTGATTGTCGTTTTTGTACTGGTTTTATTTCTGGGTAATTTCCGTGCAGGTTTGTTGGTCGCGTCTGTCATTCCTTTAGCGATGCTTTTTGCAGTTTGTATGATGAATCTCTTTGGCGTCAGCGGAAATCTGATGAGTCTGGGTGCATTGGATTTCGGGCTGATTATAGATGGTGCCGTGATTATTGTAGAATCTGTCATGCATCAGTTTACCCACAATTCAAAATTCCGGAAAGCACTATCCGTTTCAAAACAGGAAATGGATACGATTGTAATAGATTCCGCAGGAAAGATGATGAACAGTGCGGTTTTCGGGCAGATTATCATACTAATTGTATATCTGCCTATTTTAACATTACAAGGGATTGAAGGTAAAATGTTCAAACCAATGGCACAAACAGTTGCCTTCGCTTTATTGGGCGCGTTTCTGCTTTCGCTGACTTATATTCCGATGATGAGTTCTATCATTTTAAGCAAAAAAATAAACCACAAAATGAACTTCTCAGACCGATTAATGGCGAAGGCTGAAAATCTTTACCGAAAAACATTACTAAAAGTTTTAAGAATACCGAAAACCATTTTCAGTATTGTGATTGTACTTTTTGTCCTTTCAGTAGTGGTTCTAAGCAGAATGGGAGGCGAATTTATACCATCCCTGGAAGAAGGAGATTTTGCTGTTGATACCAGAGTTTTGCCCGGAAGCAACCTCAAAACCACAATTGAAAGTACGCAGAAAGCAGCTCATATTCTGAAAACCCGCTTTCCGGAAGTTCAGAAAGTAGTTACCAAAATAGGAAGCGGAGAAGTTCCCACCGACCCGATGCCGATGGATGCTTCGGATATGATGGTAATCCTGAAAGATAAAAGCGAATGGACTTCCGCCAAAACCTTTCCGGAGCTTTCAGACAAAATGAGCAAAGCGTTGGAAGATGTTCCCGGAATTACCGTTGGTTTTCAGTATCCTGTGCAGATGCGTTTTAATGAATTGATGACCGGCGCAAGACAGGATGTTGTTTTGAAAATATTCGGAGAAGATCTGGAAATATTGGCGAAAAATGCCAATCAGCTTGGTAAAATAATCAATACCGTAAAGGGAACTCAAAATCTATATATCGAGCCTGTTTCTGGTCTTCCGCAGGTGATTATCCAATACAACAGACCGGTGATTGCACAATATCATTTGTCTATCGGAGACATCAACAGAGTGATCAATACCGCTTTTGCAGGGCAAAGCACAGGTCTGGTTTTCGAGGGCGAAAAACGTTTTGATATGGTCGTCAGATTAAACAGTAATGACCGAAAGAATCTGGATGATGTCAGGAATTTATTAATTCCCACGCCGTCTGGTAATCAGATTCCGCTTTCTCAGCTTGCCAATGTCGAGATTAAAGATGGTCCGAACCAAATCCAGCGTGAGAACGGGCAACGGAGAATTGTGGTAGGTTTTAACATCAAAAACCGTGATGTTCA is a genomic window of Chryseobacterium nakagawai containing:
- a CDS encoding CusA/CzcA family heavy metal efflux RND transporter, which translates into the protein MLTKIIEFSVKNKLIIALLVFGLIGVGAYQVTQLPIDAVPDITNNQVQVITTAPSFGATDIERLVTFPIEQANSNISGMKEIRSFSRFGLSLVTIVFDDNVDIYWARQQVAERLQQVQNQIPQDVGTPSLGPISTGLGEIYQYVVRPKKGYESKYDITELRTLQDWIVRRQLLGVKGVAEVSSFGGKLKQYEISVNPDKLNAYGITITDVFDALKTNNQNTGGSYIEKGPTVLYIRSEGLVGNLYDIKNIAIANKNNDVPLFIRDIAEVRYGYATRFGAMTYNDNGEVSGAIVMMLKGENSSEVIKNVKAKIAQIQKTLPEGVVIEPFLDRTKMVNNAIGTVEKNLMEGALIVVFVLVLFLGNFRAGLLVASVIPLAMLFAVCMMNLFGVSGNLMSLGALDFGLIIDGAVIIVESVMHQFTHNSKFRKALSVSKQEMDTIVIDSAGKMMNSAVFGQIIILIVYLPILTLQGIEGKMFKPMAQTVAFALLGAFLLSLTYIPMMSSIILSKKINHKMNFSDRLMAKAENLYRKTLLKVLRIPKTIFSIVIVLFVLSVVVLSRMGGEFIPSLEEGDFAVDTRVLPGSNLKTTIESTQKAAHILKTRFPEVQKVVTKIGSGEVPTDPMPMDASDMMVILKDKSEWTSAKTFPELSDKMSKALEDVPGITVGFQYPVQMRFNELMTGARQDVVLKIFGEDLEILAKNANQLGKIINTVKGTQNLYIEPVSGLPQVIIQYNRPVIAQYHLSIGDINRVINTAFAGQSTGLVFEGEKRFDMVVRLNSNDRKNLDDVRNLLIPTPSGNQIPLSQLANVEIKDGPNQIQRENGQRRIVVGFNIKNRDVQGIVEELQAKVDKQLKLPTGYYVTYGGSFENLKNAKNRLMIAVPIALVLIFVLLFLAFNSVKESLLIYTAIPLSIIGGVLLLAARGMPFSISAGVGFIALFGVAVLNGIVLISEFNRLYKGGIKNIVRIVVDGGEARLRPVLMTAFVASLGFIPMAVSNGAGAEVQRPLATVVIGGLLIATLLTLFVLPLLYVTIEKGLKMKNNRKNIITPVLIIFCVLTGNMMNSQTKVTLDQAVAIALKNNRGLKNEKLKSEYAKALIKTSSDIPQTGISADYGQINSAYSDLKFGVSQSIAFPTVYKKQKNLYTEEWKKSELNISLKEYQLKKSVTLTFYNILYWQEKKKILNESLDFYAQFLDKATLRLKSGESNILEKATAANQKSAIEIQIKQVKQELRTLQLQLQWLLNSETEVILDGDRIFSLSNLQNDVSGNPSLKILEQQKSIAAQQTALEKSKLLPGLQFAYNLNSFRGMGADDKVYNASPQFHSVQVGVSVPIFSGGQKARIEASKIAESVTENDLQNAEFTLKNQYKKLSEIQQKNLEIVSQYEKYELKNADTILETAQKQFINGEINYLEFVMLANHAISIKNNYTDAVWNLNESIVELEYITLNQ